The stretch of DNA ACAAAATCGTTCAGGAGACAAAAGAGCAGAACCACACCAGAAACAGAAGAGCAAAATCGCATTGGAGACAGAAGAGAAAAATCGCACCAGAAACAGAGAGGTAGAATCGCGCCGAAAAGCGGAGGAAGCAAATCGGTACTGGCCGCAAAAATGAGTCGAACAAAAATAAGTTGTGGATCACGTTATAGTAGATCCTAAAATCAACTAAAGCTCTTTAATAACATGTTAACAATGATAATCTAACATAAACATAgaagaggaagaaaagaaagGGAGAAGAGAAAGAATCTTTGGCTAGGGTTTCATAAACAAATGATTCAAACTTGAATGTAATTGGCATACAATAAGTATATATACAATAGAATAGAAAAGTCTAAAATATcattactaatatataataatattatctaatagcATCAAcagattcattaaaaaaaaatatcacctATGAATGATAAATATCACCTAagtttaaaagactaaaattgtaTTATTACTTCTTTTTAATTCAAGATTTAGTCGAAAATTAAATAGTTagataaataaaagttatagtTAAGAACCCAACTTTGTACAttatggataaatatttaaaaagagtAACACAGATTTAATTAACCGTAAAATGATAGAAGAGTACCTGTGTAATTGATGTTGCAGTAGTTTATTAAAAGTACCATTTCACCATGTAAATCTACGatatcttttaataaaatatgattctTCTCCTTAAAATATGTTTCTGATGCCTGACTTTTACCTGTTCCCcataataaatcgattggtCTCTTGATATTCTGCTCTAACTCCTGCCCTCACAAAaatctttttttcaaaaaataatatttcacccccaaaaatacatattattaaaaacaatatttctTCCCGCTTTCCTTTTAAGTTTCACGATAGTAATAATTTGAtaccttaaatattttttgtaacacAACTCTTTTTTTAGCATACTTCAGTGCAAAAATACATATGTGACTGCAATGGTCATATGACGTGgcaaatttaactattttttaattaaaaattaatacttttagattattattttattaaaaaaatttattgtagaACACTAAAATCTCCATCTTCTCCATCCATCTTCTTCCAACACTTCATTCTATACTTAGAAATTTTAGCAAAAATTAATGACAAAATCAATTGTTCAACTCAAcaacacaaaagaaaaatatattttgtactaTTTCACTCGTGTGGATTATTCCTTAGTAAAGGCGGTAGTTGATGTCTCTAATCGTTCTCTTCATAATATAATAGAGTTTGGGGTTATTTTTACCTAAATGTAATTTAAGTTCATTCGTAAGGTTATTTATAACAACTCTTATATATGTAGAGTTTACTAGGAGGGAGACTAATATAATTGCTCATTGTCATGTAAAGGTGACAATTGTCCATTctcatctttatttttatattctaacATATATGTTGGTTTGTCGTTTTAGAATTAATTTGTGTTAGAAATCATCACTAAATCTCTTTCTTCAATACTCAATTGAGAGAGATGATTAAGTAAATAATTCAAGTTTGAAATTAGTATTTTTggtagataattattttaatgaagaTCTTTGACACTATGTGATTCTTCATTGTATCTTCACaagtttcaattattttaactaGTTGTGTGACTAATATTATTTGCTCGAATGCTTAGGTTACAATTTAAAGTTTTTTGTTTCCTAAATGTATATTTTGCAAAAGATTGAAATGTGATTCTCTTGAAGCTCAAGAccatttgaatatttaaaactaatctcataataagagataaataacttttcaaaaacGTGACGAAAACGTTTTCTCTCCATTTATAAGATATAAtgatttttttccaaaataaatataattttggttatCTTTTAATGAATTACTTTAGTTTTATTTCACTCTTAAATTAATAGCACCGCATCTATCATTAGTGAGATATAATGAATTCATTATATCTAATTATACATTTATGAAATCAAgtgataaatttaattgattaataaacTTCAGTTAaagataaatcatttaaaagaaCTCAAATTTGAATTATGATTAGAAAATTTATTGGTCAGACGGTTAAATTCTAGATTATTAGAGTTTCATTTTAATAAGTAACagaagattaaaataaataaaaaaaacatgaatttaTAAGAATTTATATTTTGGAACATAGGAACTACTCATCCATCACAGAATCAATAACTCATTTGAGTATttgatacatattaaaaaaatgtaaaaattaaaagaaagaattaaacatttacaaaattatttttattaaaaattactatTAATGAAAATTAGAAAGTAATAAATTGGAAGAGATgcttgtaatattaattaaaatgtataattaaaaaataattaatattacattaaaaaataaaatgataatttattttattgattggtGTACACTCCTAATCTTAAGAGTGTATACacattgagaagaaaaaaaaagataaaagtaatTGTTACGATAGATTgacaatataataaaaaatgacaaataaataaaagaacgAGATGTTAaaagaatttataaaagttagACGGGTACACATATGACTACTTTTGTTAACATATACTACATTTGTCCCAAATTATGTgtcaatttataaaaaacaaatgtcTCACATTATAAGTTATTTAAGATATCAATAAAACATTAATGATTATTTTcctatcatatttttattatttatactcTCTCTTTTTTCAATTCTATTAGATTATATTTTTCATAACATTAATAAgagaaattttttgtaaaataactCTTAATTTGGGACATAGGAAGAATTACCTTATGCCTTACAATGAATTCCTCCTCTTTTTCAATGAAAAAGTCATTGAACTTGTCGATATCATTCTCCAACAAGCACATAAACTCCCACTCTGCATTCTCATCGTCAAGTAAAACCCCGCGGACAAGCCTCTTCAATTCGTCGTATGACAAGAACTTGTCCCTCCATCCTGGCTGCTTCTTTTCAATATGATCAATATATCCTTTCGCAAACTTCATGGTCTTCTTCACTCAATTTGATCCCTAATGTACAAAAtgggaaaataattttttttaataaactaaagAAAGTATAAATGACATGTGAAGATGAACAAAGGGTAAAAATGTTCGATAGGTGGATATATATAACAATGTAGACAAAGAGGTTTTTAATTGGCTATGTTTTGATAGAATATTAACGAGCATATGCTTAAGTTGATGAAATTGAGGTtgaaaaaagattttgaaaaaaactataaattggCCTTGGTCGATGAATTCAAAGCTAAAAATTGTTTTATCGATGAAGTTAAAACAAATACGTGAAAAGAGACTTTTTATtgcctattttttttataaagaaaaactaGATATTTCGTTAGGAAAATCATACCATGTATCCCACATATTGAATGAAAAGACATAAATATCcacatataaattttaaaacttaccATCTTGCACTATTCCACCAATTGAGTTTGTCATTATAGAAGTGACTACtaaagttttcattttttctggaaatttttttttgtatattttccAATACACAAGTTACACTTTGAAAAgtttgaaaaaagtttttcggtaaaaaaaaaaattaattttcggaaattttaaattcaacattttcAGTACCAGAAAACTTATTTCAACATTTCCAGAACATATACAATACCGGAATACTTTTTTTGAGATTTCTGGAAGTTACCGGAAaacttcttaatttttatttttttgaattttttattccattattatttattttcttcattttattttaactaatttttttccaGTAGGTGTTGGTGGTAGAGGAAGAGACAACAAGATAGTACGAACAACACGTGACGTTGAAACTTCATCATCTAAGGATGCTCCGAAAAGGATTCAACCGACGGCATCCCAAAAGAGACGACGAATTATAATTGAAGATGATGACTCGGAAGANNNNNNNNNNNNNNNNNNNNNNNNNNNNNNNNNNNNNNNNNNNNNNNNNNNNNNNNNNNNNNNNNNNNNNNNNNNNNNNNNNNNNNNNNNNNNNNNNNNNNNNNNNNNNNNNNNNNNNNNNNNNNNNNNNNNNNNNNNNNNNNNNNNNNNNNNNNNNNNNNNNNNNNNNNNNNNNNNNNNNNNNNNNNNNNNNNNNNNNNNNNNNNNNNNNNNNNNNNNNNNNNNNNNNNNNNNNNNNNNNNNNNNNNNNNNNNNNNNNNNNNNNNNNNNNNNNNNNNNNNNNNNNNNNNNNNNNNNNNNNNNNNNNNNNNNNNNNNNNNNNNNNNNNNNNNNNNNNNNNNNNNNNNNNNNNNNNNNNNNNNNNNNNNNNNNNNNNNNNNNNNNNNNNNNNNNNNNNNNNNNNNNNNNNNNNNNNNNNNNNNNNNNNNNNNNNNNNNNNNNNNNNNNNNNNNNNNNNNNNNNNNNNNNNNNNNNNNNNNNNNNNNNNNNNNNNNNNNNNNNNNNNNNNNNNNNNNNNNNNNNNNNNNNNNNNNNNNNNNNNNNNNNNNNNNNNNNNNNNNNNNNNNNNNNNNNNNNNNNNNNNNNNNNNNNNNNNNNNNNNNNNNNNNNNNNNNNNNNNNNNNNNNNNNNNNNNNNNNNNNNNNNNNNNNNNNNNNNNNNNNNNNNNNNNNNNNNNNNNNNNNNNNNNNNNNNNNNNNNNNNNNNNNNNNAGAGCagagtcatatatatatatatccctgATGCTCATATTGCTATATATGAGGAGGAACATGTTGTGGTACACGAGGAGGAGGAGAATACTGTTGTACATGAGGAGCATATGCAAGAGGGAACTATACAGCAGGAGGGCCTTGTACAACAGGAGGGACGTGTACAACAGGAGAGTGAACTGGCATCGTATCCTAGAGGATCATATGATATGTCTGTCCTTACACGATATCGACATCATGTGTTTGGAAGACTGTGGTTTGGTcaaataagttaaattaattattatttttgttatatatttaattttaatatcatatattttatttgtatgcaTGAGCGACCAATGCTGAAAATAATTGCTCATGGAATTAAATTACAACAATTTACTCCACAAGTTCTCCCGTGAATTATAGAGACGTGGGTGAATTTGTTTGGATTAGCCTCACTACAACGGGGCAGTCTGAAGCTGATTGACAACAACTTGATTTCTTCATTTGTGGAATGATTACACTTATAGACCTCGTCATTTGACATGTCATTAggtgaaatgacgattactttggatgatATGGTCAATATGTTAGGCATTCATATTTAGGGCGAGTTCTACAGTCCACCATCCTATCTAGATAATGACATGTAATTTTATCACAACTTTATTCTGGGTGTCTCCTGAAGAGATATGGGAGGAATCCAAAAAAACAAGGGGTGCGCACTACAAATTAGATTGGTTGAAAGAGATCTTCAAAATACTCTGTGTAGTAGAGCGATTTGATTGTGCTATTAGAGCGTATTTGCTGAATCTAGTAGGGAGTACTATTTTTGCGAATAAAAGTCATACGTTAATTAATGCGAAATATCTTCCCTTATTCAGATATTTGGAAGGTACAAGTAGATATACCTAGGGTAATGTTGCACTTGTAGTCCTTTATACTACCTCTCTGATGCTAGTTGTTATGACACCAAACAGTTAGATGGATGcatgtattaaatattttatattattattaattgttatgatttataatttttatgatttatattttatttttaattttcttgtttataattaatttatttatttttatttgcaataATGTTGGATATACGAATATTTTCCACATGTTTGTAAAACAGGTGATCAGAGTGCTAATGTTGAGTGCATTTTTAGAATTAATAGATGGAGTTATAAACAAAGCAACCACAAATCCCTGAGTACATACATAGGATAGATGC from Cicer arietinum cultivar CDC Frontier isolate Library 1 chromosome 3, Cicar.CDCFrontier_v2.0, whole genome shotgun sequence encodes:
- the LOC113785744 gene encoding SPX domain-containing protein 3-like, with protein sequence MKFAKGYIDHIEKKQPGWRDKFLSYDELKRLVRGVLLDDENAEWEFMCLLENDIDKFNDFFIEKEEEFIVRHKELEQNIKRPIDLLWGTGKSQASETYFKEKNHILLKDIVDLHGEMVLLINYCNINYTGLARIMKKYDQKTGGLRRPTFLQKIIEHPFLTSDVISKLVRECENIIDEVSQADELAVERENEEVVFDGKGLFKSTFEALLKTPENATF